The segment GACGTCGCTGGAGGTGGTCGATGCCGGGGGCCAGGTCGTACACGAGGTGGAGCTGCCTGCGGGTGCGCGGCGCACGACGGTGCGATTGCAGGCGGCGTCGGAGGGGGTGGAAACGCACGTCCTTCGCCGGGTGGGGGATGACCCGGGTTCGGGGCGCACCCTGCTCGCCGAAGCGAAGGTCGTCGCGAACGTCGGTTCCCCCGTTCGCGTGCTGGCCGTCGCGTCATCGGAGGCGGTGGGGGGGACGCTCGTCGATGCGCTCGAGGCCCAGCGGTTGGAGGTCGACCGCGTCGTGCCGGAGCGTCTTCCGGCGACGCGCGAGCGCCTCGGTCGGTACGACGCGGTCCTCCTCGTCGACGTGCCAGCGCGCGACGTTCACCCGTTCCATCGGGACCTGCTGGAGCGCTTCGTCCGCGACGACGGGGGTGGACTCGTGATCGTGGGGGGACCGAGCGCGTTCGGCCCCGGTGGGTACTACTCGACGCGCCTCGACGCCGTGTCCCCCCTTTCGTCGCTCGTGCAAGACGAGGTGCCCGAGGTCGCGATGACGTTCGTGCTCGACCGCAGCGGCAGCATGAACGCCGTGGAGGGCGGCGCGACGCGCATGGATCTGGCGCGAAGCGCGACGCTGGAGGCGGTCGAACTCCTCGGCGAGAGGAGTATGGCCGCACTCGTCGCGTTCGACGCCGTGGCGACCCGCGTCCTACCGCTGCGATCCACGGCGGACGTCCGCCCATTCCGGGAGGCGCTCGGGACGCTGGTGGCGGGGGGTGGGACCAGCATCTATCCCGCCTTGGTGGAGGCCTACGACGTCGTGGCGGCGAGCGACGCCGAAACGCGCCACGTCGTCGTGATGACCGACGGGTTGTCGCAGGAGGGGGATTTCGAAGAGGTGTTGGGCCGCATTCGCAGCCTGGGGGTCGATACGACCTTCGTGGGCATCGGGGACGCCACGAGCCGGGGTCAGTTGAGCCGGTTGGCGGAGCTGGGGGGAGGCTCGCTGCATTTCGCCCGCGATGCGCGCGCCCTCCCGGGGATCCTCACCCAGGAAGCGATGTTGTTGTCGGCCGACCCGATCGAGGAGCGCGACACGTCCCCCGTATGGTCCGAGGGGGAACCGCCGGCGTTCCTCGAGGGGCCAGAGGACGCCGAGGTTCCGACGTTGCTGGGGTACGTCCGGACGACGCCGAAACCCGAGGCGTCGGTCCATCTCTTCGAGGAGGACGACGACGACCCCCTGCTGGCGACATGGCGTTACGGCTTGGGTCGCGTGGCGGCGTTCGCCACCGAAGCGGACGGGCCGTGGGCCGGAACGTGGACGCAGCGAGCGTCGTTCGGCCCGTTCTGGAGTCAGGTGGCGCGCTGGACGGCGTCGAGCGTTCCGAGTCGTCCGTACCGCCTCACGACGTCCACGGGCCCGCTGTACGTCGACGTCGTGCTCGACGTCGACCCGAGCGTTCCCATGAGCTGGGCCCCCGCGGTTCGCGTCCGCGCCCAGCGAACGCGCGAGGTCGTCGCCGTCGGCGTTCTCGATCGCCGGGAGCCGGGGCGCTGGGCCACCCGACTGCCCCTACCGCCGCCCGACGCCACGACGTACGTCGCCG is part of the Trueperaceae bacterium genome and harbors:
- a CDS encoding VWA domain-containing protein codes for the protein TSLEVVDAGGQVVHEVELPAGARRTTVRLQAASEGVETHVLRRVGDDPGSGRTLLAEAKVVANVGSPVRVLAVASSEAVGGTLVDALEAQRLEVDRVVPERLPATRERLGRYDAVLLVDVPARDVHPFHRDLLERFVRDDGGGLVIVGGPSAFGPGGYYSTRLDAVSPLSSLVQDEVPEVAMTFVLDRSGSMNAVEGGATRMDLARSATLEAVELLGERSMAALVAFDAVATRVLPLRSTADVRPFREALGTLVAGGGTSIYPALVEAYDVVAASDAETRHVVVMTDGLSQEGDFEEVLGRIRSLGVDTTFVGIGDATSRGQLSRLAELGGGSLHFARDARALPGILTQEAMLLSADPIEERDTSPVWSEGEPPAFLEGPEDAEVPTLLGYVRTTPKPEASVHLFEEDDDDPLLATWRYGLGRVAAFATEADGPWAGTWTQRASFGPFWSQVARWTASSVPSRPYRLTTSTGPLYVDVVLDVDPSVPMSWAPAVRVRAQRTREVVAVGVLDRREPGRWATRLPLPPPDATTYVAEVVPPSSFEAGTIRHAFVHRDATVTDASVANVVDLEAVAPGRREATVGSTDGGGDVRRPFVAPDLRWVGPPRAWSLWATATFLLGLALRSGGVAGLGRRRRGGASEV